The stretch of DNA ACAACAACATTAACAGATCGAACAGCAACACACATATCATTTCAGAATTGACCTTGTAAAATGCTCCCTTGCTGTCGCGAGTGCCTGACTTATTgtctgaaagaaaaaagaaaccgCAGAGAAATGTAACAAGTTCATTAATTAGTTATGGTGTTACTTGACAGCTCGGACTTATAATGTAACTTTTTCAAGGTTTTGTATCAAGAAAAAGATGATCATGTTTTCAAAAACATGGTACCTGCTCGGATAGAGGTGCGTTAGGGTCAGTGCTGTCGATCCCTACTTTTCCTGCGATCACAGTTGCGTCTGTCTCTAGAACAATACTGAGATACATAAGATAGTACTATTAGACTATGTAACATATGAAACAGTTCATTTATGTAACGGAAATGTCTAAACTAAGAAATTTTTATACCCGCCGTCGATAATTTCATCAAAGCATAGAAAGATGAGATCTAGGTTGTCCAGTGCCTCTCTCTTATCAACATTGCCTCTGTAATTTGGGTTCAGAAGAGAGGAAGCTAAGGTCGGAAATATAGAAATACAATATAACAAAATCTGAAGCTATGGTTAGACAAACCTAAGGAGAAGGGTCACTGCATCGAAGAGTCCCTGGAGCACACTAGCTAAGATAAGCTCATTTTCCTCGTTACCGCCCGTAACAAAGAAATGAAGATCTTGCGCAAACTTGTACACAATAATGTTGTTTTCTAGTTCCGTTACTTCCACTGCATATCAAAAAACTAGTAAACTGTAATGATTGACAAGGTAGACTTGAAAAGATTTGATGATTCGATTCATGGAGAAGTCTACCTTCAGTCCGGGAACTTGTTTTCTGAGTCTTTGTGAACACGGCTTTTTCGAAGGCTTCCTTTGCTGTATTTGTTGGCCAGTCATCTGAGTAGTACTTAACCGCTACACGCTTTCCTTCAGAATCCAAAAGCAATATGTTTTTCACTTTTGGGGGTAATTCCTACATTGCAAATCAACAATTTAAAGATGTCCTTAGGACACAAGAATAGAGCGAAAAGTCTTAAAGAATAGCACACTTGAGAGCTCAAAGTAATTGAACATGAGTCAGTTAACACTGAACAGAGTAACAATCTTATCTCTTTCTGTATAAACAACACATTCTGCAGGCGGCTTGTTTCTCTATTCCAAACTCATGCCACATAAACAGAAATTGATGAAAGCACCATTACAATTCTAAACCATTAACCATATAACTAATCAGTCAAACCAACTCAAACTATCTCCTCAGCTGCCTTCAaattaaaagccaaaaacaaaagttcTCATTACGATCATCCTAAATTCCTAATTAATCAAGTCAAGATTTTTATTATGACAAGTTTTCTAAAGATGTTAGATGATGGTATTTACGAAATTTGTAACTTATTATCGCATGCATGTAACTTAATTATCTCAAACTCGGAGATAAAACCATAGGAATCGAATCAGTACAAGATCAAGAAAACTCAGGAAAATAGAATTATACCATCGCTTAAGGCCGGAAGGAGAAGAAATCTGCAAGAGAATGCCCTAGAAATTTACAAGACAAAGAGCTCTGAAACGttacaaccttttttttttttttttgtttgcttcttctggTCAACTTGGTACATTTATTTAGGTGAACTTGATTTTGCTTAATTGTTGTGACATGAGTCAAATTGATACTGGACCCGAAGAATCCAAAGTTCCAGTCTTCCAGACGTCAATCTGTCTGGTTTTCTCTAAACCGGTACCTCAATCAGTCATGTATCGCTTCCAGACCGAGAAACTTAAATTCTTACTAGGCCCGGCCCAAACAGCTAAAATTATGTCAGCCCAAGCATACGCCTCTGTTTATAAATGCattatatttagtatatatCTATTACTTTCAAAAATTGTTAGTCAATTTGTGGCAATTGTTTATGGataattattgtttaaaatgaATATTCAACAAAAGTTGGTCTCAATATTTAATGTAAGATCAAACATGCATtgtttatatcatatatgtgtagccactatatataataatattagtgcttatttgcatatatactcacaagtcacaagtcaCAAAAAACACTTGCAGCGAGAAAATGAAATTAGCTGCAATTTTCTTGGTTTCTTGTGTCTTATTCTCTCTTCTCCCTAGTCCAACTGTTGCCGAGAAGAGGCCGTGGTGTCCAACCAGAAAACAAGTATTTGATGGTTCATGCAATAGAACTGATTACACACAATGCTTCAACGACTTGAGAAACACATGGGACAATATTGGAGATCTTGGTCCAACCGATTGCACTTGCACTTCTCAGCCCCAGAATAAACGTCTCTGTTATTGTCGTTTTTTGCCATGTCCCTAGTTAAATCTTCTAGTATGTTTAGagattattaaaattgtttgttgTCATAAttccaatatattttaataataataataataataatgatggtCTAAATATTTCATAAGAACAATGTATTCACATCTTATtatcaaacaataaaataaaaattatatgatttttgtcagcatatattgtatgttttataGTTTGAGTGGTGATACAATATTATCACAAACCATTATGCTATATGTTGTAGTAAAAAAACGTCGACTTATGTGTTTGTCAACTGTCAACCAACAATGTATACCGGTTCGGTTTAACTTATTGGCAtaatttagaaataattattttttttcttctctcatgCACCCACCCAACTTGTATTGTATGAGTTTGAACCTGAGTAATTATATACTTACAACATTAGCTCAAATcactaaattttatttctcGGTTATGATCAAATTTTTTCTATGTTGggttctttttgtgttttgtttttatatgtttcgttgaaaaaaaattaaagagtctttctatacatatttttttcatttactaaGAACAAGTACTAGTAAATgtatttagatttagattttacaaaaattagtaatatttatttagtttaatagAAAacagatttagattttacaaatgttaattttaaaatccaataaataataagaactagtaatatttattattatagcTTTTCATCTACATTatcacatttaattttttggtattgtttaattatattttggttaaatattttattaaatgaaaataatatgttttcatTATAATGTGAAGATATGAAAAATTTGTACGTTTGAccaaataaatgaaattttaaatgaaaatcaattGGTAGAACATAATATTTGAATGAGTATATGTGAAAACAATCTCTATCAATAACTTActcttatttatatttctatcaAATGCCCCATGATATTTAAGGAATTtacatgtaaagaaaaaaatatcattttgaaAATCATTCTTTATTTAGTAGCAGATtcaatttttctccattttgttCTATTTACATGgcttaattttgatatttttcttaataaatagGAAATCAATTGTAGAATAGAATATcgatatattaattaaaagagCACATTTAAATGAATTTCCATTAGGCCTCTATGATGTTGGATCTTccctgtgtatatatataagaaataatttcTTTCTTGAAGAAAATCACACAAGTCATAAAAACATAGAAGCAAAggaagaacgaaaaaaaaaaaaaaaaatgaagttagCTGCAATCTTCTTGGCTACTTGTGTCTTATTATCCCTTCTCTCAAGCCACCTTGCGCAAGGTTCCTTATAATTCTACTGAGATTTACTATTTTTCTCATCGTACCTAAACCAGTTTggtttcaattatttttgttttgttgttgctgttgatgAATTAGGTGCACAGATAAGGCCGTGGTGTCCGTCAAAGAAACAAGTGTTCGGTGGTTCGTGCGGAAACGATGGAGCACAACAATGTCTAAATAACTTATTAAGTACATGGTATCCAAGTGTAAGGCTCAGCCCAGTCTCCTGCAATTGCACTCCTCAACCTAACAACAAAATTCTTTGTAGTTGTCCAAATATGATATGCCCCTAGAAAACGTCTATTCAAGACCCCAGACTGTTGttctgaatcatttttttttatgtatgatgtatccgtaataataatttttcacTTTCCATTGAAAACCCCAAAGATGTATACTTGCACCTCAGACTTCTCAAAGGTTCGAAGGCTTAAATCACTGATTGGTAACAATGCAAACGTGTTAAATGAAATAACGTATAGAATCGAATGACGAATGCATCCACCAAAAAAGATTCTTACCGACTTCATCATATTAAGCCCGACAACCTTTTTTTATTGGGTCGAGACAAAAACAACACGCAGTTGAAAGCGACCTAGAGCCTCTGCCAAGACCACTTTTATAGCTCAGTGCATTCCCCTTTTGTATTATTCAGAACGTGGTCCAATGAGACTTACATTTCCACTTATAGTTCCATAATTATGTTTGTTGATTAATCATGTAAGAGAGTATGTAGACAAAAGTaagaaattgaacaaaaaaggGGGTAGATGTAGTTAACTTGACTTACATGTGTAGAAAAAATGAGCCACTGTAATCATTGAAACATTAAACAATAATACATgcaaagaataaaattataattggtGGTGGACCAAATGCTGAAAAACTTGTTTTAGAGAGATCAAGTTTCGAATTTTCTCACTGTGATTtcaataataagataataatatcttaattctacaagttaaaaaaaaacaacatatatttattatttatagctACGGATTCCGTTTTTTAGTCTTCATAGTTTTAGGACTACCCAAAACGGAAAAAAACTCCAGGATATACAAATTATGCACAGTCCAATGTATATTGTCAATATTTTAAATGTTAGTGCTTGTTTGGGGACAATCACATAATCATAACATtgacaatatatagaaaacaaagagaagaaagagagaaaagaaacttACAGAAAAACATATGAAGAAGTTGGCTGCAATCTTCTTGGCTTCCTCTGTCTTATTCTCCCTTCTTCCAATCCACCTTTCACAAGGTCTTCTATATATCATTCTACTGCGATTACAGTTTTGTTCAGTTAACTCACAACAGCGTCGTCTTAATTCTTCGTTTCGCTTGATGAATTAGGTGAAGCTGCTGGGGAGAAAAGGGAGTGGTGCCCGACAAAACAACAAGTATTCAGAGGTTCATGCTCAGATGATGGAGGACAAAAATGtctaaatgacttattatggaCATGGAATCCAAGTGTAAGGCTCAGCCCTGTCTACTGTGATTGCACTCCTAAACGTCACAACAAGCGTCTCTGCGATTGTCCTAGTATGATTTGCCTCTAAAAATAAGGTCTATTTAAGACCCCCAAACTCTACCTCTATCTTCCTATGTATCATATGTATCATTTTCTACTTTCCGAATATAATATACTCTATCTTAAAATAAATGCGgaaacaagttttgttttcGGTACCAGTGTGTTGTCCTTGTGTAATTTCCTTGCATCATAGCGTATCTTCTTCTACTCAAGAACTCGAGTTGGCTGATGGAGGTTGTTGCCGCGCTAGATAAGGAACTTCAGATACTATCCCAGAAATATCTTCACCGATAGTCACTGTGTTTCCAACTGAAGCTGCTTGTTTCTTGATGTAGCCTAACCCAAAATGCCCAGACCCGTTTCTTCCCGTAGTGTAGCTTGTTAGTTTCCCGACCTGAAAATAACGTTTATAAGCTAGTTAAGGAATAGCAAAACAAAAGTTggcttttcttctttgttttttgagCTATTAAGGTATGCATACAAACGCTCAAAACCTTTTTCCCATTGACTGTGATGGTGCTGCCGGGTTCCGCTTGTGCAGAGAGATTAAGTCCACATAACCTTTGTTTGATTCCATCATATGTTATGagtcttgctatagtctcctgcCCCTTATAACATCCTGAGATGTTTGAAGATTGTTTAGTCAAGGCGTAACTTGTATCGTTTTTAGTTCACTGAACAAAAGCTTCTCAAATACCTTTGTTCAGAGATATCGAATTCCATAGACCCGCCTCCAAAACATTAAATTCCTTGCTAAGTTCTCTCTCAGGTGCTGGTCTTCCTGCAAAACATCAATGTTATTGGCCTGAGAAACATATTAGTTTCTCCGCTTATTCACTAAATCAATATTTCACAATTCTGATTTCGCTAATGCGAAGGCAAAGATATGAGAGCATACTTATGAGCTTCTTGCCTATATAAGATAAATATCGAACAATCATGCCTTTAGTAGGACTAGAGGCCACAGACTGATGACATTAGATTTTGTAGGTTATCGGGTGATATAGGTGATCATCGGTGCAAAACCAAATCGAGAAGTTTTTACTAACCTTGAGTGATTCTAAGTTTCTCCCAGGCTACAGAGCCCATCGGAATGGCACCTTCAGCTAAAAGGGTCTTCCAGACAGAAACAGCACCCCCTGGTGACATTAACATAGTAAAGCCTTCATCTGAAATAAGACTTCCAACCGCAACTGTTATTGGCATTCCATCAAACTGACAAAGAAAGGAGCTTGTTACTTCATGTCGCTTCACAAGATCTGTTTCGATATTACAAAAGAAGGCTTACACTATAATGCTGATGCTGCCCATATGGCTGCCCAATAAGATCTCCCAGGTTCAGTTTAGACATGatctgtttcaatattttacaGCAGCATAAAAAACAATGTATTCGAACTACAATAAAGGCTAACAGAGAACATTTTAAAAGGATTTGTCAGTCTGATTGAAGAATTATCTTACTTGGTTGCTTTTGGGTCCTGCTAAAGCAAATAAGCAAGTTTGCTTGGTAATGTCCTTGATCTCTACCTTGTCAGCAAAAAAAATGTACCTGAGAAGAGGAAAATGAGAAATAAATGATGTCAAGGTTCTCCAACAAAGCCTGATTTTCAAAGAAACCAGCAAAATATTGTATGTGAGCAAGGATGAAACGTTTTGACATACTTGTTCAGCATCTCAATTATGCTTTGGCATGTCGTTGGAGAAACCGTGAGCAGTATTGCATTTTtctgaaaagaaacaaagagtcGGTTAAACAGAGAAGTTgcatatgaaatattatatgaGCCACTTAAAGTGAACACAAGGAATGTGTATGATTACCATGACCCAGGCATGTGCAATATCTATAGTTCGAGCTGTTGGGGTAACGAATACAGTGTCACATCCCTTCAAAAACGCCAAATAGATCCACAAATGGTTAGCAACCACAGAGACAACAATTTACACTCAAATGCAAATATCCCCAAAAAACATTAACCTGTCCTTCATTAAGGCTTTCAAAATCCGCAGTAGTTTGGTTGTGAAGGAAATGAGCACGGTCATCTCCACTCACTTGATCGCAAAAGATGTAGCAAATAGTTAAATCAAGAAACATTAGGCAGAATCAAAGCGAACTAGCTCCATTTTGAAAAAAGTGCAATAAGACAAGAGATAAATAATTAGGGTTATACCTCGTATTCTCCCAAAATGTGAGAGGTCCACAACctataaatcaagtttttatCAAACAAGAAATCATAATGCAAAAAGCCAAAGAGCTCCAAAGCTAAGTTACAT from Camelina sativa cultivar DH55 chromosome 9, Cs, whole genome shotgun sequence encodes:
- the LOC104714426 gene encoding coatomer subunit zeta-1-like, which gives rise to MELPPKVKNILLLDSEGKRVAVKYYSDDWPTNTAKEAFEKAVFTKTQKTSSRTEVEVTELENNIIVYKFAQDLHFFVTGGNEENELILASVLQGLFDAVTLLLRGNVDKREALDNLDLIFLCFDEIIDGGIVLETDATVIAGKVGIDSTDPNAPLSEQTISQALATAREHFTRSILK
- the LOC109126598 gene encoding defensin-like protein 250; this translates as MKLAAIFLVSCVLFSLLPSPTVAEKRPWCPTRKQVFDGSCNRTDYTQCFNDLRNTWDNIGDLGPTDCTCTSQPQNKRLCYCRFLPCP
- the LOC104714427 gene encoding defensin-like protein 245, producing MKLAAIFLATCVLLSLLSSHLAQGAQIRPWCPSKKQVFGGSCGNDGAQQCLNNLLSTWYPSVRLSPVSCNCTPQPNNKILCSCPNMICP
- the LOC104714429 gene encoding defensin-like protein 249 — translated: MKKLAAIFLASSVLFSLLPIHLSQGEAAGEKREWCPTKQQVFRGSCSDDGGQKCLNDLLWTWNPSVRLSPVYCDCTPKRHNKRLCDCPSMICL
- the LOC104714428 gene encoding putative transferase At1g60990, chloroplastic; this translates as MNLVKSCTDMAMMRMDYVSHITNTALLPCCLYDATVLRRRSFSLRTSGFRERKFQLRCVSASSDSLQFDFSPPPIDHDLHDTISVAGGKVSEDGVVESFDNDDEALDAFDNGVVVVDLSHFGRIRVSGDDRAHFLHNQTTADFESLNEGQGCDTVFVTPTARTIDIAHAWVMKNAILLTVSPTTCQSIIEMLNKYIFFADKVEIKDITKQTCLFALAGPKSNQIMSKLNLGDLIGQPYGQHQHYSFDGMPITVAVGSLISDEGFTMLMSPGGAVSVWKTLLAEGAIPMGSVAWEKLRITQGRPAPERELSKEFNVLEAGLWNSISLNKGCYKGQETIARLITYDGIKQRLCGLNLSAQAEPGSTITVNGKKVGKLTSYTTGRNGSGHFGLGYIKKQAASVGNTVTIGEDISGIVSEVPYLARQQPPSANSSS